A single genomic interval of Antechinus flavipes isolate AdamAnt ecotype Samford, QLD, Australia chromosome 1, AdamAnt_v2, whole genome shotgun sequence harbors:
- the IGSF6 gene encoding immunoglobulin superfamily member 6 isoform X2 translates to MATPNRIITLITLEFNLILLYIGFTQTCIVQIAQPSLLEADNTYKIITIPCDFSATNCPISQPEVLWFRQKAEDQPERLCPKDQCLDEVGKFTTKSQIPHQAFLTLNEVDVSDSAIYFCGIAFSDSTEPKSKQTGPGTTLVVRNEKLLSHKGENILIAFLSLLSFYIAILSVIFIIISKLKLETPNKTGTDKAPQKKRSARRIFQEIAQELYHRRYVETKQQERDDYIYENRRAHSNFERS, encoded by the exons ATGGCAACCCCAAACAGAATTATCACCCTTATCACTCTGGAATTCAACCTGATCCTACTGTACATTG GCTTTACCCAAACATGTATTGTTCAGATAGCACAGCCTTCCCTTCTAGAAGCTGACAATACTTATAAGATTATTACTATACCATGTGATTTCTCTGCTACTAACTGCCCTATCTCCCAGCCTGAAGTTCTGTGGTTTCGCCAAAAAGCTGAAGACCAACCCGAACGTTTATGTCCAAAAGATCAGTGCCTAGATGAGGTAGGCAAATTTACAACTAAATCACAGATTCCTCATCAAGCTTTTCTTACTCTCAACGAAGTAGATGTAAGTGACAGTGCAATTTACTTCTGTGGAATAGCATTTTCAGATTCAACTGAACCAAAATCTAAGCAAACTGGGCCAGGAACAACACTAGTGGTAAGAA aCGAAAAGCTTCTCAGCCACAAAGGAGAGAATATCCTGATAGCCTTCTTATCCCTGCTATCTTTTTATATTGCTATTCTAAGTGTGATCTTCATAATCATCTCCAAA TTAAAATTGGAAACACCAAATAAAACAGGAACTGATAAAGCACCACAGAAG AAGAGGAGTGCTCGAcgtatttttcaagaaattgcgCAAGAACTATATCATAGGAGATATGTAGAAACAAAACAACAA
- the IGSF6 gene encoding immunoglobulin superfamily member 6 isoform X1 produces MATPNRIITLITLEFNLILLYIGFTQTCIVQIAQPSLLEADNTYKIITIPCDFSATNCPISQPEVLWFRQKAEDQPERLCPKDQCLDEVGKFTTKSQIPHQAFLTLNEVDVSDSAIYFCGIAFSDSTEPKSKQTGPGTTLVVRNEKLLSHKGENILIAFLSLLSFYIAILSVIFIIISKQLKLETPNKTGTDKAPQKKRSARRIFQEIAQELYHRRYVETKQQERDDYIYENRRAHSNFERS; encoded by the exons ATGGCAACCCCAAACAGAATTATCACCCTTATCACTCTGGAATTCAACCTGATCCTACTGTACATTG GCTTTACCCAAACATGTATTGTTCAGATAGCACAGCCTTCCCTTCTAGAAGCTGACAATACTTATAAGATTATTACTATACCATGTGATTTCTCTGCTACTAACTGCCCTATCTCCCAGCCTGAAGTTCTGTGGTTTCGCCAAAAAGCTGAAGACCAACCCGAACGTTTATGTCCAAAAGATCAGTGCCTAGATGAGGTAGGCAAATTTACAACTAAATCACAGATTCCTCATCAAGCTTTTCTTACTCTCAACGAAGTAGATGTAAGTGACAGTGCAATTTACTTCTGTGGAATAGCATTTTCAGATTCAACTGAACCAAAATCTAAGCAAACTGGGCCAGGAACAACACTAGTGGTAAGAA aCGAAAAGCTTCTCAGCCACAAAGGAGAGAATATCCTGATAGCCTTCTTATCCCTGCTATCTTTTTATATTGCTATTCTAAGTGTGATCTTCATAATCATCTCCAAA CAGTTAAAATTGGAAACACCAAATAAAACAGGAACTGATAAAGCACCACAGAAG AAGAGGAGTGCTCGAcgtatttttcaagaaattgcgCAAGAACTATATCATAGGAGATATGTAGAAACAAAACAACAA